Part of the Shewanella eurypsychrophilus genome is shown below.
ATCCAGCGAGATATTGTAAGCGCTAGGATCTGCAAAGCCCTAATATAAAGGGGCTGCCATGAAACCATTTATCCGCTATTTTTGTAGTATTCTTTTCGGTATTGCACTCGGTGTATCTGTGACCTTATCCGGCCAGGAAAACGCTCAACAGTATAAACCCAGCTTAAACTACCCTCTGCTACTTGATGTCATCGACACCATAGAAACTTATTACGTCACCGAACTGAGTCAGGATGAACTGATAGCCGCAGCTATTGAAGGGGTATTTACTAAATTGGACCCCTACTCTAACTTTCTCGACAAACAAGAGTTTTCTAATATCAGAGATGCAAACAAAGGCGAATACTTTGGTTTTGGTATAGAAATCGCAACAGAAGATGACAGAATTACTATCGTTACCCCTTTTCCTAACTCCCCAGCAGAACAAGCGGGTATTAGAGCAGGCGATCAAATCGTCAAACTAAATAATCATAATGTAGACCCCAGCAAACTCGCTTCACTGCTTAAAGAGATTAAAAATCATAGTCAGAACAATCAATCTATCGTACTCGCCTTAACTCATCTCAATATGGACAGTATTTATGAGGTCACTCTTAAACCCACAATTATCTCAGTTCAATCTGTTACTGCTGAATTATTAGAAGATGATATCGGTTATATCAGACTAGCCAGCTTTCAAGACAACTCGACTAAAGAGATGGTAAAGCAACTCACCCAGTGGAATAACTTAGAGTTAACTGGCTTAATTTTAGATCTAAGAAATAACCCAGGCGGATTACTGGATCAGGCGATACAAATTGCCGATATTTTTCTAGCCAAAGGTAGGATAGTTTCTACCGAAGGAAGATTTTTTGATGCAAATTCTGATTACTATGCCTCACCCCAAACCATGCTTAGTCATGTACCTATGACAGTATTGATCAATAAAGGCTCGGCTTCTGCTTCGGAAGTACTTGCTGCTGCATTACAGGAAAACAACAGAGCTAAACTTATTGGTGAGACCAGCTTTGGCAAAGGAACTGTTCAAAGCTTGATCCCAACCTTAATGGAAGGCAATGCAATAAAGTTAACAATAGCGAAATATACCACCCCCACAGGGCGAGATATTAATAGCAAAGGGATCGAACCAGATATAAAACTTGAACTTGATACTGTAACAAATGATAAAACTGTGCCTATAATCGAGAAAACAACAATCCATGCCATTAAAGCTAAAAGTGCCGAGACAGAATTATTCTTAAACTCAGCAATAACATGGATAAAAACTCATTCTTAAAGCCTTAAGTCGTCATATAAAAGGCTCGGATAATATTAAACACAGTGCGCATTTTTATATTTTTTATTGCTTTAGCCGTTTGTACAACTTATGTAAATGCCGCCCAGGTTGCGATCATCATTGACGATATTGGATATCGTCAATCCGATGAAGCCGTGCTGTCTTTACCTGATAACATCACCCTTTCAGTATTACCTCATACCCCACTAGGCAGTTCAGTAGCCCAAAGAGCTCACAGTAAAGGCTATGAAGTGATGCTTCACCTACCGATGCAAGCGCTTAATGGTAAAAAGCTTGGTCCCGGTGGTATCACCAATATTATGAGTGAATCAGAAGTAAAGAACACCATAAGGCTGGCGTTTGAGAGTGTACCATTTGCAAAAGGGGCCAATAACCATATGGGGAGTCTGATGACTCAACTTGAGGAGCCTATGCAGTGGGTAATGGAAACACTAAAACAGAAAGAACTCTATTTCGTTGATAGCATGACAACTAGATATACTAAAGCTGGAGAGGCTGCAGATAGGCTCGGTATCCCACAACTCAAGCGACAAGTGTTTCTTGATAATGATGTATCAACAGCAAGTTTAGAACGGCAATTTACTCAATTGATGGCTTTAGCTCACCGGCAGGGACAAGTCGTAGCCATCGCTCACCCTTACCCAGAAACCATTGCATATTTAAAACACAACTTACCAAGATTGCACAAATCAGGGATACGCTTAGTTAAAACGTCAGAGTTATTGCCCTATAGAATCGCCAACAAAGAGAACAAGGGGAAAAGCGCTACAATCAGGTTAAAGTAACGCCACTTATCATTTTAGCCTAGGCAAGCTCTAATACAGGAATAGAAAGCTCTGGCAGTAACTTTAACAAGCTCTCTCTGTTACTCGCTATATCGGCTAGGGAATATTGGTCTAAAACTGCTAGATAAGCGGTAACCGCTTCTGCTAATACACCTTTTAGTTGGCAAGAAGGGGTGAGTCGGCAATATGGTTTGCTGCAATCTATTGGCGCTAACGAATTTTCTAAAGCCCTTACTAGCTGTCCAATATTAATCTCTTGTGGCGATTTACCTAAGCGAAAACCACCACACTTGCCTCTGATCGTTTCCAAATAACCTAGCTTACCAAGATGATGAACTATTTTTGAAACATGATTGGGAGATAATTCGAAGACTTCCGTTATTTCAGAAATTCTAAAAAGGGTTTCTCTTTCAGGCTGAATAGCCAGATACATTAAGGTACGGATACCAAAATCGGTATATCGAGTTAACTGCATTTAACACCTTCCAAAATTAACCTAACAGGTTTGAGCTTCTAAATAAGAGATCAAGCGAATAGCATCAGTATTCGTCGTTCCACAAACATCTGTAGTCGCAGTAAAGGAACTACACACATCCGGACGTTCATCTAGTCCAAATATTTTGCACAAATTGTCATCAGATAGCTGTATACATCGCTCACCTGCAGGTTTGCCATTGGGCATACCTGGAATCGGGCTAGTAATAGACGGGGCAATACAACATGCACCACACCCTAGACGACAATTCATAAATTAATCCCTTGCAAGATATTATACCTATTATTGAGTAACGTAGTAGCTGTTATGATCACAGCACCTTCTAATAAAGCGAATTCATTTAGACTAGTTTACTATTTTTGTAATCCTTACGCCCTGATATTAATCATTAGAAAGCCAATTAAGATCTATAACTAGCCTAGAGTAACAGCTGTAATAGTCGTGAGTTCCAAATGCTGTTGGACTGGACGGCCGCGACACATATAAGTGCCAAAAAACAGATACAAAAAAGCCCTAACACTCCTCGTTTATAAGAATTGTTAGGGCTTATCGTAACGTTGGCAAAGCGGACAATCTCTTTTTAAAAGACGAACCCGCGACTCCCGGCGTGACAGGCTGCTTTCTATTCAAAAGAAGCTAACCAACTGAACTACGAAGTGCATGGATGCACAAATGTCACGTAGACCATGGATGGTCGAGAGTGACCGCTCCTTTAGCAAAGTTCTTGTGCAGAATGTTGAATGCTTTTTCGTCGTTTCTACTCAAAAATAGACACGAAAAAAGCCTCTACACTCTCAATTGATGAGAAGTGTAGAGGCTTTCGTCTTTGTGTTGGCGGGTGAATATCACGCAGTGATGAGCTCATGAACGAGAGGCATGGATGCCGAACTGGGCTTTTAAGCATGGATGCTGTTGGACGGGACTCGAACCCGTGTGCCTTCGGCACGCGTGACAGGCCGCTTTCCGTTTAATAAAGAGGCTAACCAACTGAACTACCGCTCTGCTTTTATTTTTCCTACTCAAAAATCAGACACGAAAAAGCCCTAACATTGCTGTTAGGGCTTATCGTAATGTTGGCGGAGCGGACGGGACTCGAACCCGCGACCCCCGGCGTGACAGGCCGGTATTCTAACCAACTGAACTACCGCTCCTTTAGTAAAGTGCTTGCGCATATTACTAAATTCTTTATAGTCTCTGATTTGTCACTATCAGTAGACTTTGTCTTCACTTTCTAGAAAGTGGAAACTAATTAGGCGCCTGGAAATGACCTACTCTCACATGGGGAGACCCCACACTACCATCGGCGCAATTGCGTTTCACTTCTGAGTTCGAGATGGGATCAGGTGGGGCCACAATGCTATGGTTTCCAGACTAATTTGGCAAAATTTCGAAAGCTGGCTATTCAGAAGCATTAACGCGTCTAAATCGCAAAATAATTGGTCTAACTTAAATCAAATACGTATTCTTTTGTGCTTATGAAGTAATACACACACTAACTACACAAACCCATCTGGGTTGTATGGTTAAGCCTCACGAGTCATTAGTACAGGTTAGCTCAACGCCTCACAACGCTTACACACCCTGCCTATCAACGTCCTAGTCTCGAACGGCTCTTTAGAGGAATTAAATTCCTAGGGATGACTCATCTTAGGACTCGCTTCCCGCTTAGATGCTTTCAGCGGTTATCGATTCCGAACGTAGCTACCGGGCAATGCTATTGGCATAACAACCCGAACACCAGCGGTTCGTCCACTCCGGTCCTCTCGTACTAGGAGCAGCTTCCTTCAATCATCCAACGCCCACGGCAGATAGGGACCGAACTGTCTCACGACGTTCTGAACCCAGCTCGCGTACCACTTTAAATGGCGAACAGCCATACCCTTGGGACCGACTTCAGCCCCAGGATGTGATGAGCCGACATCGAGGTGCCAAACACCGCCGTCGATATGAACTCTTGGGCGGTATCAGCCTGTTATCCCCGGCGTACCTTTTATCCGTTGAGCGATGGCCCTTCCATTCAGAACCACCGGATCACTATGACCTACTTTCGTACCTGCTCGACGTGTATGTCTCGCAGTTAAGCTGGCTTATGCCATTGCACTAACCGTACGATGTCCGACCGTACTTAGCCAACCTTCGTGCTCCTCCGTTACTCTTTGGGAGGAGACCGCCCCAGTCAAACTACCCACCAGGCACTGTCCTCAACCCCGATTCAGGGGCCAGAGTTAGAACATCAAAACTACAAGGGTGGTATTTCAAGGTTGACTCCACAAAAACTAGCGTCTCTGCTTCAAAGTCTCCCACCTATCCTACACATGTAGGTTCAATGTTCAGTGCCAAGCTATAGTAAAGGTGCACGGGGTCTTTCCGTCTAGCCGCGGGTATACGGCATCTTCACCGCAATTTCAACTTCACTGAGTCTCGGCTGGAGACAGCGTGGCCGTCATTACGCCATTCGTGCAGGTCGGAACTTACCCGACAAGGAATTTCGCTACCTTAGGACCGTTATAGTTACGGCCGCCGTTTACCGGGGCTTCGATCATGAGCTTCTCCGAAGATAACCCAATCAATTAACCTTCCGGCACCGGGCAGGCGTCATACCGTATACTTCCTCTTGCGAGTTTGCACAGTACTGTGTTTTTGATAAACAGTTGCAGCCACCTGGTATCTGCGACTGCCAGCAGCTTAAGGAGCAAGTCCCATCACCGCCGGCAGCGTACCTTCTCCCGAAGTTACGGTACCATTTTGCCTAGTTCCTTCAGCCGAGTTCTCTCAAGCGCCTTGGTATTCTCTACCCAACCACCTGTGTCGGTTTGGGGTACGATTCCTACTAACCTGAAGCTTAGAAGATTTTCCTGGAAGCATGGCATCAACTACTTCATCCCCTTGGGGACTCGTCATCAACTCTCAGCTTTGCAATTTAATGCGTTCACCCGGATTTGCCTAAGTGAACAGCCTACAGCCTTAAACGCGGACAACCAACGCCGCGCTAGCCTAGCCTTCTCCGTCTCTCCATCGCAGTTAGTAGAAGTACGGGAATATTAACCCGTTTCCCATCGATTACGCCTTTCGGCCTCACCTTAGGGGTCGACTTACCCTGCCCTGATTAACATTGGACAGGAAACCTTGGTCTTTCGGCGAGGGAGTTTTTCACTCCCTTTATCGTTACTCATGTCAGCATTCGCACTTCTGATACCTCCAGCGTGGGTTACCCCTTCGCCTTCAACGGCTTACAGAACGCTCCTCTACCGCTTGCTAGTAAACTAGCAAACCCATAGCTTCGGTGTATTGCTTAGCCCCGTTAAATCTTCCGCGCAGGCCGACTCGACTAGTGAGCTATTACGCTTTCTTTAAATGATGGCTGCTTCTAAGCCAACATCCTAGCTGTCTAAGCCTTCCCACATCGTTTCCCACTTAGCAATAACTTTGGGACCTTAGCTGATGGTCTGGGTTGTTTCCCTTTTCACGACGGACGTTAGCACCCGCCGTGTGTCTCCCGTATAGTACTCATTGGTATTCGGAGTTTGCAAAGGGTTGGTAAGTCGGGATGACCCCCTAGCCTTAACAGTGCTCTACCCCCAATGGTATTCGTACGAGGCGCTACCTAAATAGCTTTCGAGGAGAACCAGATATCTCCGAGTTTGATTGGCCTTTCACCCCCAGCCACAAGTCATCACCGCATTTTTCAACATACGTGTGTTCGGTCCTCCAGTTGATGTTACTCAACCTTCAACCTGCCCATGGCTAGATCACTCGGTTTCGGGTCTACACCTTGCAACTAAACGCGCAGTTAACACTCGGTTTCCCTACGGCTCCGCTATTCGCTTAACCTTGCTACAAAATGTAAGTCGCTGACCCATTATACAAAAGGTACGCAGTCACGGTCTCAAGGACCGCTCCCACTGCTTGTACGTATACGGTTTCAGGTTCTATTTCACTCCCCTCACAGGGGTTCTTTTCGCCTTTCCCTCACGGTACTGGTTCACTATCGGTCAGTCAGGAGTATTTAGCCTTGGAGGATGGTCCCCCCATGTTCAGACAAGATGTCACGTGTCCCGTCCTACTCGTTTTCATCTATAGTTAGTTTTCATGTACGGGGCTATCACCCTGTGCCGCTGAGCTTTCCAACTCATTCCACTAACACCCTATAGACTTAAGGGCTAATCCCCGTTCGCTCGCCGCTACTAGGGGAATCTCGGTTGATTTCTTTTCCTCCGGGTACTTAGATGTTTCAGTTCCCCGGGTTTGCCTCACATACCTATGTATTCAGTATGTGATACTCACTTATGTGAGTGGGTTTCCCCATTCGGATATCGTTAGCTCAAATGCTTGTTACTAGCTCGCCAACGCTTTTCGCAAGTTACTACGTCCTTCATCGCCTCTGACTGCCAAGGCATCCACCGTATACGCTTAGTCACTTAACCATACAACCCACATAAGTTTGTAACCTATATGCACTGTATCGCAACTAATGGTGTTTACTTTCGCCAAAAGAATACTCTTGAAGTACATTGCTGCACTTCGGCACTTGATTTAAGTGTTTGAGAACTCAATTATTTTATATTTCGCATTAATGCTACTAACAACCAATCACTTACGAATAAGTTCATCGCTGTCCCTTTCACATTAACACTATCAGCTTTCCAAATTTTTAAAGAACAAACATCACCGCAAGGGCATGTTTCTCGCTCTAACAAGAACAAGTTATCTGTGTGAACACTCAGCAAATATTGAGTTAGTCGTATAGGTAAGGAGGTGATCCAGCCCCAGGTTCCCCTAGGGCTACCTTGTTACGACTTCACCCCAGTCATGAACCACACCGTGGTAAACGCCCTCCCCGAAAGGTTAAGCTATCTACTTCTGGTGCAGCCCACTCCCATGGTGTGACGGGCGGTGTGTACAAGGCCCGGGAACGTATTCACCGTAGCATTCTGATCTACGATTACTAGCGATTCCGACTTCACGGAGTCGAGTTGCAGACTCCGATCCGGACTACGACCGGCTTTGTGGGATTAGCTTGACCTCGCGGCTTTGCGACCCTCTGTACCGACCATTGTAGCACGTGTGTAGCCCTACTCGTAAGGGCCATGATGACTTGACGTCGTCCCCACCTTCCTCCGGTTTATCACCGGCAGTCTCCCTAAAGTTCCCACCATTACGTGCTGGCAAATAAGGATAAGGGTTGCGCTCGTTGCGGGACTTAACCCAACATTTCACAACACGAGCTGACGACAGCCATGCAGCACCTGTCTCACAGTTCCCGAAGGCACCAAGCTATCTCTAGCGAGTTCTGTGGATGTCAAGAGTAGGTAAGGTTCTTCGCGTTGCATCGAATTAAACCACATGCTCCACCGCTTGTGCGGGCCCCCGTCAATTCATTTGAGTTTTAACCTTGCGGCCGTACTCCCCAGGCGGTCTACTTAATGCGTTAGCTTGGGAGCCCAGTAACTAAGTTACCAAACTCCGAGTAGACATCGTTTACGGCGTGGACTACCAGGGTATCTAATCCTGTTTGCTCCCCACGCTTTCGTACCTGAGCGTCAGTCTTTGTCCAGGGGGCCGCCTTCGCCACCGGTATTCCTTCAGATCTCTACGCATTTCACCGCTACACCTGAAATTCTACCCCCCTCTACAAGACTCTAGTTTGCCAGTTCAAAATGCAATTCCCAGGTTGAGCCCGGGGCTTTCACATCTTGCTTAACAAACCGCCTGCGTACGCTTTACGCCCAGTAATTCCGATTAACGCTTGCACCCCTCGTATTACCGCGGCTGCTGGCACGAAGTTAGCCGGTGCTTCTTCTGCGAGTAACGTCACAGCTATAGTTTATTAAACTACAACCTTTCCTCCTCGCTGAAAGTGCTTTACAACCCGAAGGCCTTCTTCACACACGCGGCATGGCTGCATCAGGCTTTCGCCCATTGTGCAATATTCCCCACTGCTGCCTCCCGTAGGAGTCTGGGCCGTGTCTCAGTCCCAGTGTGGCTGATCATCCTCTCAGAACAGCTAGGGATCGTCGCCTTGGTGAGCTATTACCTCACCAACTAGCTAATCCCACCTAGACTCATCTAATCGCGAAAGGCCCGAAGGTCCCCTCCTTTCCCCCGTAGGGCGTATGCGGTATTAGCAGTCGTTTCCAACTGTTATCCCCCACGACTAGGCAGATATCTAGGCATTACTCACCCGTCCGCCGCTCGACAGCAAAGGTAGCAAGCTACCTTTCTGTTTCCGCTCGACTTGCATGTGTTAGGCCTGCCGCCAGCGTTCAATCTGAGCCATGATCAAACTCTTCAATTAAAGTTTTTTGATGCACTTCCTTTCGAAAATGACATCGGCTCAACGAATTATACTGTTTCATCAATCCGAAGATTAATGAAGTTTACATATTGCTATGGTCACTCAGTAGTTCATTGAGTAAATTTTTGATTGCCTACATTCCGAAGAACAGAAGGCAATTTCGAATAACTCAACACCTGTGAGTGCCCACACAGATTTCTTGTTTTGAATTGTTAAAGAGCGTTAGCATCAATCTTTCAGATGCTGCCGTTAGACGCTAGGTCGTTGGCTTGAGGAGGCGTATTCTACACTCTCCGTGGTTGGCGTCAAGGGCTTTTTTAAAATGTTTTTAAAATCGCTTAACTCGTTGCCCTGACTGGCTTTGGTCTTACCTAGCTTTCTGCTTAGTAGGACTGGTTTGCCGTGTCAGTGGATGCGCATTATAGGGATGTTAGCCTTGAGCGCAAGGGCTTATTTAAAGAAAATGATGATATAAAGGCCGAGTGGCCACTTATCATTCGATACGTTTATATAAGATACAAAATAGCGCCATTTACGCTTGGTAAAAGCAAAAAAGGAGCCATGGGCTCCTTTCTCTATCTATTTACTGTCTCGTACAGAGATGAGACTACTGACTAAAGAAGCGAGATTCTTGTTGTGCTTCTATTAGATCTCCAGCTGCTGTTTCTGTCTTTACCTTAAAATCGACTTTTAGCATCGGTCTTGAAAGATTAACCGGATCTACAGCAACACTCACTGGGAGTGTTAGTACCTCACCCCCCTCTATCTTCACTTTCTGTGGCCCATACCATTCATAACTAGGCAAGCCTTCTACCGTCAATTGATATTCGTGAGTTTCTTCTGTCTTATTTAGAATCTTCAATGTGAAGGTATTCTCAATCAAGCCATCATTATTCTCTCTGAACAGCTGGTTTCTATCTCGTATGATATCGATTCTCACAGGTGCTATGGTCGCGCTCGCATAAACAAAAACAACAATCATAGTTATTAGGGCTGCACCATAACCAACAAGCTTAGGTCGTAATACTTTTTCTTTAATACCATCCAGTTTATTCTCGGTCGTATAACCGATCAGGCCTTTTGGATAATTCATCTTATCCATGGTGTTATCACATGCATCTATACATGCACCACAGTTGATACATTCATATTGCAATCCATTACGGATATCTATGCCTGTTGGGCAAACCTGAACACATAAGTCACAGTCAATACAATCTCCGAGTCCCATCTCCTTATGATCTGCTTTTCGAGATCTAGGCCCACGGGTTTCCCCTCTCTTTTGATCATAACCAACTATATAAGTGTTTTTATCAAACATCGC
Proteins encoded:
- a CDS encoding Rrf2 family transcriptional regulator, whose amino-acid sequence is MQLTRYTDFGIRTLMYLAIQPERETLFRISEITEVFELSPNHVSKIVHHLGKLGYLETIRGKCGGFRLGKSPQEINIGQLVRALENSLAPIDCSKPYCRLTPSCQLKGVLAEAVTAYLAVLDQYSLADIASNRESLLKLLPELSIPVLELA
- a CDS encoding S41 family peptidase; this translates as MKPFIRYFCSILFGIALGVSVTLSGQENAQQYKPSLNYPLLLDVIDTIETYYVTELSQDELIAAAIEGVFTKLDPYSNFLDKQEFSNIRDANKGEYFGFGIEIATEDDRITIVTPFPNSPAEQAGIRAGDQIVKLNNHNVDPSKLASLLKEIKNHSQNNQSIVLALTHLNMDSIYEVTLKPTIISVQSVTAELLEDDIGYIRLASFQDNSTKEMVKQLTQWNNLELTGLILDLRNNPGGLLDQAIQIADIFLAKGRIVSTEGRFFDANSDYYASPQTMLSHVPMTVLINKGSASASEVLAAALQENNRAKLIGETSFGKGTVQSLIPTLMEGNAIKLTIAKYTTPTGRDINSKGIEPDIKLELDTVTNDKTVPIIEKTTIHAIKAKSAETELFLNSAITWIKTHS
- a CDS encoding YkgJ family cysteine cluster protein, producing the protein MNCRLGCGACCIAPSITSPIPGMPNGKPAGERCIQLSDDNLCKIFGLDERPDVCSSFTATTDVCGTTNTDAIRLISYLEAQTC
- a CDS encoding divergent polysaccharide deacetylase family protein, giving the protein MRIFIFFIALAVCTTYVNAAQVAIIIDDIGYRQSDEAVLSLPDNITLSVLPHTPLGSSVAQRAHSKGYEVMLHLPMQALNGKKLGPGGITNIMSESEVKNTIRLAFESVPFAKGANNHMGSLMTQLEEPMQWVMETLKQKELYFVDSMTTRYTKAGEAADRLGIPQLKRQVFLDNDVSTASLERQFTQLMALAHRQGQVVAIAHPYPETIAYLKHNLPRLHKSGIRLVKTSELLPYRIANKENKGKSATIRLK
- the ccoG gene encoding cytochrome c oxidase accessory protein CcoG is translated as MSTESEKKDYSKQKRIKIHQPDASKADRFNPRNRIYVRAIEGVWTQLRRRLGWVAMLFFLILPWIPWGDRQAVWFNLAEQKFHIFGLTIWPQDLTLLAALLTIAAFGLFFVTTYLGRVWCGYTCPQTVWTFIFIWFEEKLEGARNKRIKLDQMPWTFNKLWRKAAKHAAWIGISLLTAMTFVSYFVPTSEVYIDVFSLNASGGIYFWVVLFTLATYGNAGWMREIMCIHMCPYARFQAAMFDKNTYIVGYDQKRGETRGPRSRKADHKEMGLGDCIDCDLCVQVCPTGIDIRNGLQYECINCGACIDACDNTMDKMNYPKGLIGYTTENKLDGIKEKVLRPKLVGYGAALITMIVVFVYASATIAPVRIDIIRDRNQLFRENNDGLIENTFTLKILNKTEETHEYQLTVEGLPSYEWYGPQKVKIEGGEVLTLPVSVAVDPVNLSRPMLKVDFKVKTETAAGDLIEAQQESRFFSQ